In the genome of Microtus pennsylvanicus isolate mMicPen1 chromosome X, mMicPen1.hap1, whole genome shotgun sequence, the window TGAAAAATCTTCAGGCTTCTGGACTGACTACTCTTGGTCAGGCTCTAAGATCCTCATTCGATTTGTTAAATCTCAATAGATTAATATCTGGAATAGACAATTATGGACAGGTAACAATTTTTGAGTGAGTACAGCTAATTTATTTTGATGACTTAGGGTACGAGTGCAAAATTTAGGCAAGACTTGTGCTACCTGTGGTGTCAACCAAAAGAGGTTCGTGCGCCTTTTAGATGTACGTTTCATAAGAATCACAAAGCAAATGCAACTTTtttggttccttttttttcttcatttttcttttgccctggctgtcctgaaacttgctgggtagaccaggctggtctcgaactcacagagaaccacccgcctctgcctcctgagtgctgggcttaaaggcgtgcgccaccacagcccagccccgGTCAACTTTTTTTGGTTCTTAAACATCAACTCATCAATagattttataataaatacaatttcttgTCATTTGATTATCAGAAATCTGAGAATATGCTCAGGTGCTGCAAAATGCTGGAAGGTGTCAGATGGAGACAGACTCTTCTGTCTctacttctcccttcctccctgcgcACCCCAGATCTAATATAAGACTTttaaagctctagaaaaaagaagAGGTCAGCGAAGCACTTGCCGCTGCCACCTTTGCCCTTTTCTATCCTAAACGCTCTGCTCAGTATATCCCCAGACATGGAGTCCAGGCTGCAGAGCCTATACCACAGGTGTCCCCTAATCTGTGccaagatttgaactcaggtgaATGGGTTGACGGGTATGGGTGaggcttttatttcttatttatcaaGGAAAACGTTGTCATGTTTGAGGGATCATTGGCCAGGCAAATGTAGACGTCTTAGTACAGTTGTATGGCATTACCCGGCTCTAACGCTTTCTAAATGTGTTTTAGGGGAGAAATCCGTTTTTCTTGGAGCCGTCTATTTTAATTACCATCACAGATGGAAACAAGCTAACAAGTACTTCTAGCGTTCAAGAAGAGGTGAgatataattcttttttaattttatctaaatAGCACAGAACATAGAGCTATTTCTGTGGGAGGCATGTATTTCCAGTTAAGAATAAAGTTTGCCCAAATCTATCTTGGTACTCCTTGAGAGATGGCTTAATTCTGTAGCATTCCATGAAAGCAAAGTGAACCCTTTAACTCttaactctttcttcttttttttttttttgtacggGTTGTTATGATGAACCTTTCCAAATTTTGCCTTATCAGCTTCATCTTCCTTTGAATTCTCCTCTGCCTGGAAGTGAACTAACCAAAGAACCTTTTCGTTGGGATCAAAGGTTATTTGCCCTGGTGTTGCGCTTGCCTGGAGTGGCTTCCACCGAACCAGAGCAACTAGGGAGTGTACCAACTGATGAATCGGCCATTACACAGATGTGTGAAGTCACAGGAGGTAACGGCTGCTGTTTCAGGTTTCCAAAGGAAGAATTTGGGGTAGGAGAGTATAGCCCTTATTAAATGCCATAGCTAGTCTTGGGTTGCTTGCCTTTACAGTCTGTGAACTCTGCTGCTTAGGGTCATTGTTCATACCACATTCCTGCTAATGTAGTTACGATTGTTCTAAATCCTATTTTAGGCTTTCAAATACTTGTATTATGGACCACTGTTTGATTTGATGAAACTTgtgctctttatttttctctctggcATAGGTCGCTCCTACTGTGTAAGAACACAAAGAATGTTGAATCAGTGTTTAGAATCACTAGTTCAAAAAGTGCAGAGTGGTGTagttattaattttgaaaaaacaGGGCCAGATCCGCTTCCTGTTGGAGAAGGTACAGTAATCATTTTTCAGCAACTATACTTTTTTACCATAATATATTGTGTGGAAGAATAAAGATATTAAACACGTGGCAGTGGAATCTTCAGTATCCTTGTGCATCCCAGTCCTTATGAGCATACATCTAAACAACCAATGTTTGATCTTCACCCATGCATGTGTTCGGTGGGCAAATTCTCGCAACCTCCATCTCATGGCAAACATTGTCCTAAGAAAATTAGTACTTTTTCTAATCCTAGTTTTTAGTTAAAACTGATTCATTTGTCAATCTCCTCCCAGAATATTTGGATATCTAGTATGGCATGTCACTTGAGTAGTGATCTGATTTGGCTCTTGTGATCACTAAATATGTTAAAGTATCTTCATGAAATCTCTgttaagccaggtggtgatggcacacacctttaatcccatctatgggagacagaggtaggcggatctttgtgagttcgaagccaatctggtctagagtgagctctaggacaggctctgaagctacacagagaaaaacaaactgtcttgaaaaaaacaaaacaaaacaaaaaaagaaacgtAGAAATCTCTGTTAATTACCATTCCACAGCAAAAGAGTGTGAATGTGTATTCAGGAACTTACAGTATTCTGTATATTGGTATTTTCTTGACCATTCTTTAACTgcagaatgttttgttttctcttcaaaTGAGATCTTACAGAAAATATGGCATCTAAAAATGCAGAATCATTGGCTAATTTTGCATAAGGAAGTTAAACCATAGTGAAGCTCCAGATGGTTTGTCAAATGGATGTTTCTGAATGGGTTTCAGAAGGATCAGGGGGTTACTAAATGACATTATGGTGATACCGTCCAGGACTTCCTTAAAGCGCTCTTCTTTGTTATTGCTTCTCCATTGTCTTagcatgggtgtgtgcacacacccacagtacaccataccacaccacacacatagcaCGCCATACCATacgacacacacacagcacaccatgttacaccacacacatatatacaaacacacacacacaccatactgtaccacatcacacacatatacacaaacacatacaccacatcacacacacaagctcacagcacaccataccataccatacacatacaccacactctaccataccacacacatacacacacaccacactgtaccacaacacagacaaacacacatatacacaccacactgtaccacaccacacatacacacaaacacacagatagcacaccataccacaccacacgcatacacacaaacatacgcaGCACACCATATCACCTTGCAcagatacatacaaacatacactccacacacaaacacacatatacacaccacactgtaacacaccacacacaaacacacagatagcacaccataccacaccacacgcatacacacaaacatatgcagcACACCATATCActccacacagatacatacaaacatagaTCCCcacaaaagcacacatacacacactacactgtaacaccacacacacaaacactataccacacacatacacacaaacacatatacacacagagcacaccataccacaccacacatacacacacagaccaagagacagagagagacctagAGACCAAAAAACTAAGATTTCATTATTACCATGCATGGTGTTTTGTTGCCCTGATTGCCTTTGGTAAGGCCAAAGGGATTCACTATACGTGGCAAAAAGGGAtacagttttgtttctttacttgTTTTACTCTTTAGGCTTTGTATCCCTTTGAGAAACTGTTGGAAAAATCTAGATTCCTTTCCCTGGAGAAAAGGGCTTAAGTCACACACATAAAGTTTTATGCCTAATTTCAGGAGTTTCCTGGATTCTTAAGATAAGACTATCttaatagccaggcagtggtggcacacgcctttaatcccagcagtcgggaggtaaagtggatctctgagtttggggccagcctggtctacagagctagtttcaggacaggctacaaagtaacacagagaaaaccctgtcttgaaaataccaaaaaaaaataaaaaaataaaaaaaagactatctGCCAAAGGAGCCTGGGGCCTCAAAGCATATATTGAACCAGCCATACAGGGAAGGGCATGCTGTAGCGCTGGCAACCGACTGCCCACCCATCATTTTCTGTTTACTGCCTTAGCATGAGCAGGAACGGAAATACTAGCTGCATTTGCTGTCACATAAGTAGCTCAGATTTCTTTCTGTTGCCAGTTTTTCCTCTTTGTCCAAAGTTCTCTAGACTCAAAGAATCCGATAAAAGGAAGTAATACTTACTCAGAAAGATGGGCATCCCTAGCCTTGTGTGCCCAACTTCAGAGGGATTCTCAAATGTATTTCTATGTTTTTGCTAGAGCCTGGTGAATCCCTGAAAAATCTCCTGATCTGAagtaattacttttttaaaatagtgcaaaaataagtaaatcagaTCTTCTGGTATTTAAGAAAATTGACACCCAAGTAACTAAAATGTCCTCTTAATTGTAATTTAGACTAGCAAATCATGgcataagggttttttttttccaaaaaagcaagcaaatttaaataattaaataattaaaatgcattaaCGGTGTATTCTTCTGCATTATATGTGGTCAGATTACATAGAATTTTGATGGTGCATGGAAAAAATGGGGTGAATTTTTTCATAACAACCTTGATCCGTTTGTTTTATATTCCCCACTCCCATGTACACACAGATTATACCAC includes:
- the LOC142840159 gene encoding integrator complex subunit 6-like isoform X4, encoding MPILLFLIDTSASMNQRTDLGTSYLDIAKGAVELFLKLRARDPASRGDRYMLVTYDEPPYCIKAGWKENHATFMNELKNLQASGLTTLGQALRSSFDLLNLNRLISGIDNYGQGRNPFFLEPSILITITDGNKLTSTSSVQEEVICPGVALAWSGFHRTRATRECTN